One window of the Bos indicus isolate NIAB-ARS_2022 breed Sahiwal x Tharparkar chromosome 15, NIAB-ARS_B.indTharparkar_mat_pri_1.0, whole genome shotgun sequence genome contains the following:
- the LOC109568908 gene encoding olfactory receptor 52Z1P-like, whose protein sequence is MYIVALVGNLFLIFLTVTEKRLHEPMYLFLSMLALADVLLATSTAPKMLAIFWFHSTNISFGSCVSQMFFIHFIFVAESAILLAMAFDRYVAICYPLRYTAILTSSAIGKIGIAAVVRSFIVCFPFVFLVHRLLYCGRNIIPHSYCEHMGIARLACDNININVIYGLTVALLSTGLDIMLIIMSYTMILCTVFQIPSWTARFKALSTCGSHICVILMFYAPAFFSFTAHRFGGKTIPHHIHILVANLYVVVPPMLNPIIYGVRTKQIQDQVILFFSPISICR, encoded by the coding sequence ATGTACATTGTTGCTCTTGTAGGTAACCTCTTCTTGATCTTCCTAACTGTGACCGAGAAGCGTCTCCATGAGCCCATGTATCTCTTCCTTTCCATGTTGGCTTTAGCAGATGTCCTGCTCGCCACGTCCACAGCCCCCAAGATGCTGGCCATCTTCTGGTTCCACTCCACGAATATATCCTTTGGTAGCTGTGTATCCCAGATGTTCTTCATACATTTCATCTTTGTGGCAGAATCTGCTATTCTCCTGGCCATGGCatttgaccgctatgtggccatctgttaTCCACTGAGATACACTGCGATCTTAACCTCCTCAGCCATTGGGAAGATTGGCATAGCAGCTGTGGTCAGGAGCTTTATTGTATGTTTTCCATTCGTCTTTCTGGTACATCGACTTTTATACTGTGGGAGAAACATCATTCCCCATTCCTACTGTGAGCACATGGGCATTGCCAGATTGGCTTGTGACAATATCAATATCAACGTCATTTATGGCTTGACTGTGGCCCTGCTGTCTACAGGACTGGATATAATGCTCATCATTATGTCCTACACAATGATCCTTTGCACAGTGTTTCAGATACCTTCCTGGACTGCGAGATTTAAGGCCCTTAGCACATGTGGTTCCCACATCTGTGTCATACTTATGTTCTATGCTCCAGCATTCTTTTCATTTACTGCCCATCGCTTTGGGGGTAAAACCATTCCTCATCACATCCATATCTTAGTAGCAAACCTCTACGTGGTGGTGCCCCCAATGCTCAACCCCATTATCTATGGAGTAAGGACCAAACAGATTCAGGAccaagtgattttatttttctcccccatCAGCATAtgtcgttaa